The following proteins are encoded in a genomic region of Sorangiineae bacterium MSr12523:
- a CDS encoding HlyD family secretion protein — translation MYRVLHPVLSAIGMFNRTFQTLDSETDGRSCWLLVLSGALLLAWLYWLTRVPVTVFEASTSARLEVASASYDVDAPVGGRVVSAANVVLGRTVAEGEVILEVDSEMVRLQLAEAKAKEAACVPQLEAAARELEAEIRALATENGTDFWQVEEARNRHHESIVAATLAAREADRVRKLYATKSISEAEYQRGTAEAEQREAAALAIAAESKKLSGRASTDKSERESRIAVIQRTQATLRGELTLQQARVRTLEHDLAQRQVRAPAAGTISAIGQTRIGAVLKEGDRLVTILAGDGLRVVAEYPPAAVFGRVHVGQSARIRFDGFPWIEYGIPYATVSRVARETREGRARVELVVDEATARRIPLQHGQPAEVTIAVDSKTPWRLLLQTIGKSVASDDAASLRAR, via the coding sequence TTGTACCGAGTCTTGCACCCCGTATTGAGCGCCATCGGGATGTTCAATCGCACTTTTCAAACCCTCGACTCGGAGACCGACGGACGCTCTTGTTGGCTCCTCGTTCTCTCGGGAGCGCTCCTGCTTGCGTGGCTTTACTGGCTGACGCGTGTGCCCGTGACGGTCTTCGAGGCTTCGACGAGTGCGCGTCTCGAGGTCGCAAGCGCCTCGTACGACGTCGATGCACCTGTGGGAGGCCGAGTGGTTTCCGCGGCGAATGTCGTTCTGGGCCGAACCGTCGCGGAGGGTGAAGTGATCCTCGAGGTCGACTCCGAGATGGTCCGTCTCCAGCTCGCCGAAGCGAAGGCCAAGGAAGCGGCCTGTGTTCCTCAGCTCGAGGCTGCGGCCCGCGAGCTCGAAGCCGAAATCCGTGCCCTCGCAACCGAAAACGGGACGGATTTCTGGCAGGTCGAGGAGGCTCGAAATCGCCACCACGAATCCATTGTGGCGGCGACGCTCGCGGCGCGTGAGGCGGACCGAGTGCGCAAGCTATACGCGACCAAGAGCATCTCGGAAGCGGAGTATCAGCGCGGGACGGCAGAGGCCGAGCAGCGCGAGGCCGCCGCACTCGCAATTGCCGCGGAGAGCAAGAAGCTGTCCGGCCGAGCGTCCACCGACAAGAGCGAGCGTGAAAGCCGGATCGCAGTGATCCAGCGCACCCAAGCGACGCTGCGCGGCGAGCTCACGCTCCAGCAAGCGAGGGTGAGAACACTGGAGCACGACCTCGCACAGCGCCAGGTGCGTGCACCTGCTGCGGGAACGATTAGCGCGATTGGACAGACGCGCATCGGAGCCGTACTAAAGGAAGGAGATCGCCTCGTTACCATCCTCGCGGGCGACGGTTTGCGTGTCGTCGCCGAGTATCCGCCGGCCGCCGTCTTTGGTCGCGTGCATGTCGGCCAGAGTGCTCGCATTCGCTTCGACGGGTTTCCGTGGATTGAATACGGCATTCCCTACGCCACCGTCAGCCGTGTTGCCAGAGAGACCCGCGAGGGGCGTGCCCGAGTGGAGCTCGTCGTGGATGAAGCGACGGCACGCCGAATCCCGCTTCAGCATGGCCAGCCGGCGGAGGTCACCATCGCGGTGGACAGCAAGACACCGTGGAGGCTCCTTCTCCAAACCATCGGTAAATCCGTCGCCTCGGACGACGCGGCAAGCCTTCGCGCACGGTAA
- a CDS encoding ATP-binding cassette domain-containing protein, translated as MGPVRRRFLAPQVIQTSSIDCGPACLTSAFAGYGLDVGYESLRDACQTDVDGTSIDALERVANHLGLVAEQIWVPVDHLTIAEIAPLPAIIVAQKPGGPAHFLLAWRQHLGLFQVMDPAMGRRWVSGTQLASMNFPYEIDIDGEIWRDWASTPEFSHAMHLRLAHVRGDKTLLEAANADPSPISLATLDAATRMVADLVVAGAVRRGHESRDLLASLYAQALVDHAAGASGRSIPELFFSALPLPGGQVRLRGAIVLRFRGRRADGATSTSPEDPLVSETVLRIKKEPRRRPWLEAIRILERDGLLTPTIIGGATLVSAFIAFIEIIMLRALLDIGGRLQGTGQRLVSIALLVGFMLFATTFELWSAVAVRALGRRFELRLRTDFLSKIPRLGDAYFRSRPASDMAHRAHSFYPVRNVPWLAARILRLLTTLAVTLVGLLWLDPAGWHIALGTAATCVVIPWIGQSLLTEKDLNVRVQNGRLAQFNLDALLGLMPIRAHGAERAVRWEHASIVFEWAGACKERLRLTLTIESLQTLATTLLSILVVLGYMRRTAEPGAILLLAYWVLGLPAVGQELALLVRQLPRQHNLLGRLLEPILSEDTESCAASPDLETIHSTAQAPRIRFDDVSVVIGGRTVLDAISLDVAAGEHVAIVGPSGAGKSTLLGLLLGFCGNGAGIRIDDRPLDVKELRKRVVWVDPAVTLWSQPLVDNVRFGTEDREDLPIAPILRQAELLEVLESMPDGLQTNLGEAGRLVSGGEGQRVRLARGMSKAAAGLVLLDEPFRGLERPMREQLARRARNWWTGATLLCVTHDIAEAMNFDRVVVVDDGRIVEQGSPSELLETKGGRFYELLDSERELHEKRWNDPAWRNLHVKQGLIEGRVAGSAANEP; from the coding sequence ATGGGCCCCGTTCGAAGGCGATTCCTTGCGCCGCAGGTCATTCAGACCTCTTCGATCGACTGTGGTCCGGCGTGCCTCACATCCGCATTCGCCGGCTATGGCCTCGATGTGGGCTATGAGTCACTTCGAGACGCTTGTCAAACGGACGTCGATGGCACTTCGATCGATGCGCTCGAACGCGTGGCCAACCATTTGGGCCTCGTCGCCGAGCAGATTTGGGTACCCGTCGACCATCTGACAATCGCCGAAATCGCACCACTGCCTGCGATCATCGTCGCCCAGAAACCAGGCGGCCCCGCGCACTTCTTACTGGCATGGCGTCAACACCTAGGCCTCTTCCAGGTCATGGATCCTGCGATGGGCCGCCGCTGGGTCTCGGGGACGCAACTCGCAAGCATGAATTTTCCCTACGAGATCGACATCGACGGGGAGATTTGGCGCGACTGGGCGAGCACTCCCGAGTTCTCGCACGCCATGCACCTGCGACTCGCGCACGTACGTGGCGACAAGACGCTGCTCGAGGCTGCGAACGCCGACCCATCGCCGATCTCGCTCGCGACCCTTGATGCAGCAACCCGCATGGTCGCCGACCTCGTCGTCGCCGGCGCAGTCCGGCGAGGACACGAAAGTCGAGATCTCCTTGCGTCGCTGTACGCACAGGCGCTCGTCGACCACGCCGCAGGTGCCTCGGGACGGAGCATTCCCGAGCTATTCTTCAGCGCACTTCCGCTACCCGGAGGACAGGTCCGACTGCGCGGAGCGATTGTCCTTCGCTTTCGCGGGCGTCGAGCCGACGGTGCAACCTCGACCTCGCCCGAAGATCCGCTCGTCTCGGAAACCGTGCTGCGCATCAAAAAAGAGCCGAGACGTCGCCCATGGCTCGAGGCGATACGCATTCTCGAGCGTGATGGCCTTTTGACACCGACGATAATTGGCGGCGCGACCCTCGTTTCGGCGTTCATCGCATTTATCGAGATCATCATGCTTCGTGCACTGCTCGACATCGGCGGTCGTCTACAGGGAACGGGCCAGCGACTCGTGAGCATTGCGTTGCTCGTCGGCTTCATGCTCTTCGCAACGACGTTCGAGCTCTGGAGCGCCGTCGCCGTAAGAGCGCTCGGTCGCCGCTTCGAGCTCCGTTTAAGAACCGATTTCCTTTCGAAGATACCGCGGCTCGGCGATGCTTATTTCCGGAGCCGTCCGGCATCGGATATGGCGCATCGAGCGCATTCGTTCTATCCCGTACGAAACGTGCCATGGCTCGCGGCACGTATCCTCCGCTTGCTGACTACGCTCGCGGTGACGCTCGTTGGGCTCTTGTGGCTGGATCCCGCGGGCTGGCATATTGCGCTTGGCACGGCAGCGACTTGCGTCGTCATCCCGTGGATTGGCCAAAGCCTTCTCACGGAAAAGGATCTCAACGTTCGGGTGCAGAACGGCCGGCTAGCACAGTTCAACCTCGATGCGTTGCTCGGCCTCATGCCTATCCGTGCGCACGGAGCCGAACGCGCCGTGCGCTGGGAGCATGCCTCGATTGTCTTCGAGTGGGCTGGGGCCTGCAAAGAGAGATTACGCCTCACTCTAACCATCGAGTCCCTTCAGACGCTCGCCACGACGCTGCTCTCGATCCTCGTGGTCCTCGGATACATGCGGCGCACCGCCGAACCAGGAGCGATACTCCTGCTCGCGTATTGGGTGCTCGGTCTGCCCGCGGTCGGTCAAGAGCTCGCTCTGCTCGTGCGTCAACTTCCCCGGCAGCATAACCTTCTCGGTCGATTGCTCGAACCAATCCTCAGTGAGGACACCGAGTCGTGTGCCGCATCGCCTGATCTCGAGACGATCCATTCGACAGCCCAAGCTCCTCGCATTCGCTTCGACGATGTAAGTGTCGTCATCGGCGGGCGGACCGTCCTTGACGCGATCTCGCTCGACGTGGCCGCGGGCGAACACGTCGCGATTGTAGGTCCGTCCGGTGCCGGAAAATCCACGCTCCTCGGCCTTCTGCTTGGCTTTTGCGGCAACGGAGCGGGAATCCGAATCGACGACCGTCCGCTCGACGTCAAAGAGCTCCGCAAAAGGGTCGTCTGGGTCGACCCGGCGGTGACGCTCTGGAGCCAACCCCTGGTCGACAACGTTCGGTTCGGGACCGAGGATCGCGAAGATCTTCCAATCGCGCCGATTCTTCGTCAAGCCGAGCTCCTCGAGGTACTGGAGAGTATGCCCGATGGCCTCCAGACCAACCTCGGTGAAGCCGGGCGCCTCGTCTCCGGAGGCGAAGGGCAGCGGGTGCGCCTGGCGCGCGGGATGAGCAAGGCGGCGGCGGGGCTGGTCCTCCTCGACGAGCCGTTCCGTGGTCTCGAGCGACCGATGCGTGAGCAACTCGCCAGGCGCGCGAGGAACTGGTGGACCGGGGCGACGCTGCTCTGCGTAACCCATGACATCGCCGAGGCAATGAACTTCGATCGTGTGGTCGTGGTCGACGACGGCCGGATCGTCGAGCAGGGCTCACCGAGCGAGCTCCTCGAGACGAAAGGGGGGCGATTCTACGAACTCCTCGACTCCGAACGCGAGCTTCACGAGAAGCGTTGGAACGACCCGGCATGGCGAAACTTGCACGTCAAGCAGGGCCTCATCGAGGGGCGAGTCGCGGGAAGTGCGGCAAACGAACCATGA